The region TCCTGAATTCTCTCTCACAGAACTAAGATGAAGTGAGGGACTGCTTGAGAAACATCTGAAAGAAGCCAAGTCTAAATGTAAACATATCGCTTTGCTTTTGACTGCTGCTTCAAACTCCAAAAGCAAGGGGGTGTTGATATTCAAGAAGTGTTGACAAAGGGCCAGGAAGTTCACACTTGCTAGCTACGGTACAGGACATACAATTTCAGAATAAAAATACGATTGTAGACTACAAAGTGAAGACTTAAGATTCTCTGTCTCTGCAACAAGAGATTCTGACTTTGAAGAAGACTGCTTTGTTATTGCTCTGAACAAAGGTAGTGCTTTGAGATTCAATTACAACAGGGTTTCTAGACAAGCAGAGTACCAGCAGAGTGAAACTTGGAAACAATGGAGCATCTCCCACAGACAAAAGGCAAAGGAGTCTTGATGTTTGCAAAGAGGCGCCAAAGGATGGATGATCTTTCTGCAGAACAAGAGGAAATGACACAAAAAGGTACAGCAGTGCATGCATTTCTGGAATCTGAAGTTGAAATTGCAAAGCCTGCTCCACAAGAAGAAAGTAAACCAGCACCACAAGAAGTCTTTGTTAGAAAACAACAGCCGTATCAAGAGCAGCCATATCAGCAACAGATGTTGCCACAGTCAGCAAATGGTATGAATGGTTTGGATCCATTCCACAGTTCAGGTGTTCCCAGACCCATTGTACCCAACAGAACTGCTAAGCCTTTCCTAGGTGGTCATGATCAAGGCTCAGAAACTTTTTTGCCAGTCAGAGGTGTCTCACATCCAGCACCTAAGAAACCTGAAAACATATTTAAGGTTCCTGTTCCAGTAAACACAACTCCACAGGTTTGGTCCCCCACAACAGACATCATTGCTTCACGTGATGAACGTATTGCTATACCTGCAATTAAGACAGGGATCCTGCCTGAAACTAAAAGGAGAGGAGCAAACAAGACAGACTTGAAAGAGATGACCCCTTTTCAAAAGAAAGGTGATCAGAGGTTCATAATAGAGTTTGGTCCAGAAGAGGACTTTCTCAGTCTGGGTGCTGAAGCATGCAATTTCATGCAAGTTCCAACAGTCAAACAGAAAAACCCTCCACCTGTCCTACCCAAACCTGTCATCAACCCAGCTCACCCTCCGTGGTCTGCAGAAGGTTGTGAGTTTCGTAATTCCCTTCCAACATCAAGTTCAGTCCCTGCTATTGTGCACACCAAAGTGCAGGCAGCATCCCCAAAAAGTCCATCACAGCCACAGCCTTCTGGAAAAGCCTGGGCCTCATTGTCATCTCAGCCACTACCACATCAAGCATTGCCTGTTTGGGCTCCAACCCACCCACCAGCTCTACATCAATCTCCAAAACCACATCCAACACAAGTGAGTACTGATACACCAGACTCACTCGATGCTGGTCCTTCCCAAACTAAAACATTATGGACTAAGTCACAAAATGACGGCAAATCTGTTGCTTCCTGTCCACCCCAGCACAGGAGCTCATGCTTTCATACATCTAAGGCTCCCCCAGCTTCTCCTAAAGCACATGCATCAGATGCAGGTGCTTCTGAGGGGCTGAACCTTAAAGGCAAAGGAGCTGAACTGTTTGCCCGGAGACAGTCCCGTATGGAAAAATTTGTTGTGGATGACGAGACTGTGAGAGCGAACAAGGCCAGATACCCATCACCATCACTTTCAATGCCAAGCACCTGGAAATACTCTCCCAATGTCCGTGCCCCACCTCCAGTGTCATACAATCCTATTGTGTCCCCCTTTTATCCCCTTGCAGCTGTTAAACAGCCTCCTTCTTCAACCAGCCCAAAAATTAAGCCTAAAGCAACCgaggagaaaaacaaacaaccacCCAAACATCTCAATGTTCTTGATGTCATGAAACACCAGCCTTATCAGCTGGATTCTTCACTTTTCACCTACAACTCCAACCTAGAGGCTAAAGAAACAAGCCTTATGTTGTGTCCTTCTTCCACCCACTCCCCTACAAATTTGCAGGCCCAACCCCCCTCTTTTGAGCAATCTACAATGGCCTCTCCCTCCCAAAACCTTTTCTCCAAAAGTTCTCAGCCAGTTAAACAAAATCCTTCTAAAGCCACTGGACAGGTAAGTGTTCCATACCCCTTTGTCCGTCAGTCTGCATCAAATGTGGCTGGCAGTGCTCTACAGCAATCAAATGGGAAACTTCTAGCTCCACTTGCCATGCGTGATGGCGTTAAAATCAAAGGGCTCTCCGACACCTGCCTGCCTCTTGCTAGCACTAGGGACAATGTCTGTGTGATATCCCCTTCTTATTTCTCCATgaataatgaaaatatttcaCAGTTTGCATTGCCAATGGCTCCAAGACCAAAGTTTTCAGCCAAAAAGTCAGCCTCTGGAGGCAAGCAATGGAAACCAGTAATTATGCAACATTAATTGGTTAGCTTAATTAACGATTCTTCTTTAAAATACACAAGATAAGAATTTCTTTCATTATATAACAGTTCTACCATATAGCATAAACTGATTTGATCATATAGCAAAGAATATTTTGCATAGTTTGGATCACCCTACCTTACATTCTTTTGAATCATTATAAAgataaacttgtttttatatgtttGCAGCAGATACCTTGAAGAACATCAAAAAGGTGTgccctgtaaaaatatataattaaatcttATCTTATCTGCTATTACATTTCTCTGCATTTTTTTAGAGACTGTGATAAATGGTTGTTGTTCCTCAATGTTCCCATTCTTGAAATTAGAAGTTTCTACCAAAACACAATATGTTTTATATGAAACATATTCTTTGTGTTTGATATTATCATTGTTTGAAAGGAATGTAAACTTATGTTATGTGCAATCCTTGTTGCCTGGTCAGAAATGCACAAATCAAATGTTTGGTATTTAAAGCATTAGATGCTGGGTTTTGGCCATAGTTTCAGATCAACATACAAGATTTCCATTTGGATTGTGCTGCTTTGTACTTGTAGCTCCTTTAGACCTCCTTCCAAATCAGTTGTTGGTGGGTTAGAATAAACTTTTAGCGGTTCTGCTGCAAAATGGTTTTCTGACATTCAGTTGTATTTTTCTTGTCTGTGTTTTCTCTTGGGCATCTCGAGTCAATTCACGTTAAGATGTAATTCAGAAAACTtttcatttcattattattacatACTTTGCAAATTAAACATCTGCATTGTATCACTGTTTAGCAGACACTGCTGTTTAGTTACAGAGCACAATAGTTGTCTGTCCTGTACTGAACACTCCAAGCACATTCATTTGTAATAGCATTCTGAACTTTGTTACTTTCTCTCTGGTTTCCTTTTGTCTTGTTATGTCTAAACTATTGCACTTCTTGAGCCTTCCTTTTAATAAATATTTCCTACTGCTCTGTTTGACCTCCTGTTTTCTGCTTGATTTTCTGTATTTTACTGATGCATGTAACACAGttctttttattcatgtttctcacattaatttttctgttttcctTGTCAGGAAACCTATACAGTGAGCCTCATGTGGTAATTCTTTTTTCCAAGTCTGAATTcaaaagaaatttaaatcaaCCAGAATTAGGTTAGGTTATACCAACGGGTCATTTTAAAGGGTCAGATAAAATGTTGAAGCTTGTGCTtgagcacaaattttttttttttttagctttgttaGAAAGCTCAATTTTAAATAGCTCTCACCCCCCATCTTTGAACAAACCCTATAGATACAGTCAGCAATGTGTCACACACTGGGGGCGTGGTTTAGTGTGGGGGAAATTGATGTGCTGTTACCACAGTTACTCACTTATTCCTATGAGAAAAACGGGGAGCGCTATTCAATAAATTTGGccaattttctcccaatttggaatgcccaattcccaatgtgcttttaagtcctcgtggtcacgtagtgattcgcctcaatccgggtggcggaggacgaatcccagttgccacagcatctgagatcgtcaacccgcgcatcttatcacgtggcttgttgagcgtgttgccacgaagacatagcgcgtgtggaggcttcacgccatccaccgcagcaaccatgctcaactcaccacgtgccccaccgagaacgaaccacattatagcgatcacaaggaggttaccccatgtgactctaccctccctagcaaccgggccaatttggttgcttaggagaactggctggagtcactcagcacgccctgggattcgaactctggagcaaactccaggagtggtagccagtgggctattttttacaatttcaaaaacatgacaaaaagctgTTCAGACAAAGTTAAAAAACCTGGAACTGATTTTTTATCGCCTTCCAAATGACAAATAGAGAAGCCAAAAGAAGAGTGCTGTGGCTGCAATTGGCTACATGctggatatgtttttttttgtgtgtgtgtatgggaaaCATTCAGAGGTGTGTTTCCCGTACACCAGTGCAACGTATGATGCATCGTTGAAGAAAATACCTGGCTAATCACAACTGTATCCTGAAAACATAGTAACTACGTTGCACATGCATCGTTCGAACCAAGTTGgttgagctgtcgttaatgatgtTACTCAGGGGGTGAAGTAATAACTCccacaaatattaaattataatagctcatttacacatacaccagaaagcGGTTTAATGTGAGAAAGCTACTAAAGACATGAAAGCGGCATGCACTTTGTAATGCGACAGATGCAttacgctgcaatagtggggtttcactCTACATTAGACTTCAATGTTCCCCTGACACACTTGAgcatatacacacatgcacactcttcaaaaacatattaacaccagttatgcattaacataaacacataaaagccgtGTTCTTCGACAGAAACCGTGTGAGATAAAACGCTTtctctttaatcccttaaacggccgCACTCGTGTTTACTTGACGTTTTAGAATGCCACTGCAAAACCCTGTAATAAATCGTTTTCTTTAacacatgtaaatgtggtcaaagtcttgacagaatgaatgaTGTATGGAATGAAAGATACAGAAGCCTCAGCGTAATGTGTACACAGCAAACTAATAAGAAACTATGCTTTTAACCAAGGTGGAAAGCTGTAGTTTCAACCACACAACTTacgctgtttgcgaatgttcgttggaactacggtttcaggaaacaccaaatcgttgaactgcgttggtaacgatggaacttgcgaccattgTTGGCTAACGATGCATTTGGGAAACGCACCTTAATCCGGTGTCGATCATCATATCATCCCAACAGCGGTTCTAACAGAGACATAATGATAAATTAACACTGGAGAATAAGATACCTGAAAAAACATGACATGATCGGAGTGGAGTGCTGCTTATATTGGTGCTTTAATGAATCAAACTTCTCAGGGGATATTGTGCTTACCATTCGGTTTGGCAAAGTGTTTAATTAAAAAGataaagttgtggtaaaatgctTAGGTACAGAGTACTGGTTATGAAAGTTTACGCATCTCCATTAGCACGGTATTTACTGCCAAATAAACTGCTTATTAAGTAGAAACGATTAGGAAATCTGCTTATGATTGA is a window of Myxocyprinus asiaticus isolate MX2 ecotype Aquarium Trade chromosome 8, UBuf_Myxa_2, whole genome shotgun sequence DNA encoding:
- the synpo2b gene encoding synaptopodin-2 gives rise to the protein MEHLPQTKGKGVLMFAKRRQRMDDLSAEQEEMTQKGTAVHAFLESEVEIAKPAPQEESKPAPQEVFVRKQQPYQEQPYQQQMLPQSANGMNGLDPFHSSGVPRPIVPNRTAKPFLGGHDQGSETFLPVRGVSHPAPKKPENIFKVPVPVNTTPQVWSPTTDIIASRDERIAIPAIKTGILPETKRRGANKTDLKEMTPFQKKGDQRFIIEFGPEEDFLSLGAEACNFMQVPTVKQKNPPPVLPKPVINPAHPPWSAEGCEFRNSLPTSSSVPAIVHTKVQAASPKSPSQPQPSGKAWASLSSQPLPHQALPVWAPTHPPALHQSPKPHPTQVSTDTPDSLDAGPSQTKTLWTKSQNDGKSVASCPPQHRSSCFHTSKAPPASPKAHASDAGASEGLNLKGKGAELFARRQSRMEKFVVDDETVRANKARYPSPSLSMPSTWKYSPNVRAPPPVSYNPIVSPFYPLAAVKQPPSSTSPKIKPKATEEKNKQPPKHLNVLDVMKHQPYQLDSSLFTYNSNLEAKETSLMLCPSSTHSPTNLQAQPPSFEQSTMASPSQNLFSKSSQPVKQNPSKATGQVSVPYPFVRQSASNVAGSALQQSNGKLLAPLAMRDGVKIKGLSDTCLPLASTRDNVCVISPSYFSMNNENISQFALPMAPRPKFSAKKSASGGKQWKPVIMQH